The sequence ACCTATTCTGATAAAGATTTgcaattttctaattctgtttatcACCTTGCTCAGAACtctgttctgtgttcttttttgttcttttgcgtTTTTGTTTCTGGTAGAAGAGCtcctttcaaaattttttgtaaggcaggtctaaTGTTTatgaattccctcagcttttgtttgtctgggaaggtatttatttctccttcatatctgaatgataacttttCTGGACAGAGTGTTCTTGGGTGacagtttttatccttcagaattaaaaaaatgtctttccaCTCCCTCTTGGCCTGTGGAGTTTTTGCTGACAAATATGCTGATAGACTAATGGGGGTTCCTTTGTAGGTTACCATTCTTTTTTCCCTGGCtgtctttaaaaaacattctttgtCATTGACATCTGACAATTTAAAtacaatgtgtcttggagaaggtctCTTGGCATTGAGGTAATTAGGTGTTCTCTTAGCTTCATGGACTTGTATGTCCAGTTCTTTCCCTAGGTTTGGCagattctcagctattatttctttaaataaactctctgctcccttttctgtctcttctccttctgggatactCATTACCCTAATGTTGCCCTTCCTAAAAGAGTCAGATTGCTCTTGTAGAattctcctcattttaaaaatatcttatttctctttcctcttccacttttttcatttctaggttTCTATCTTTGAGCTCAATAATTATCTCTTTCATATGGTCTGCTCTATTTCCATTGCTTTCTTATGCATCCTCATCTTGTTTATTGAGTTCTTTACCTCCagcatttctgtttggttcttttttagagtttcagtctctttggtaaagtattccttctgtttgttaattttattcctgagctcattAAACtacctttctgagttttcttgtagctcattgagtttcttcatgacagctattttgaattctctatcagtTAGATTAGTATTCtgtgattttaagtttaatttctggagaattgtcattttcttttggtGGTATAATGTGAACTGTGGCTTTTCATAGTACTTGATGAACTATTCCTCTGCCTGTGCCTTTGAAGTAGTGACAGGTTAGAAGTTAGAGGCCCTTCTCTTTTTCTAGTAGGTGGTGCTATAGTacaagtttttggtttctcttacctGAGCTGCCTTCAGTTTTATTTAGGAGTCAATGCTTTCCACCATCTCTGTAATAGGTGTGGCTCTGTGCCTTCATTATAGCTTCTTATGCCTCTGGGTTCGTTGCTGCTTTGCTTCTGCCAGTGCTGCTGTCGTTGCTTCCTGGTGCACTGGGATGATGGGCTCTTCCCTTGCCACTAGTTTCCCCTGAGTCACAGGATCTGCCCTGTCAGGGGAGGCCTAGGGAGAGCGGGGAGCCCAGATCACTCAGGCACCTCTGTCCTGGCTGGTGTTTTAAGGTTCACGGGCTCTGCCACTGCGAGTCTGGGGGCAAGGACCAGGAGCATGGGTGCCTCAGTAGCTGGAGGGACAGGGTCCCAGGACCCACTGCTGCTGCCGCCCAGTTACCTGTGGCTGCCAGGGCTGCTGGAGTTGTGTGTTGCCTCCCCTGCTGCTACCAAGTTCTCTGGGGCTGTGGACTCAACTGCCGTGGCCGGACGGCCAGGATTGCAGCCACTGACTCTGCTGTTTCCTCAGTTCTGCCTCTTGTATGTGTTCCACTCCACCACCTTTAGATGTACAGGTATTTGGAATTCTCTGGTGTCCTGGTGTGTTGGGCAGAGGCACCTTTGTTGAATTTTGGATGTCTTACTCATTGTAGATTGAATGGGAGAGGCAAAGGGAGCTTTGACTCTGCCATGTTGCTGACATCACCCAGTCAGTTCTTTAATAcgtattcctttttatatttgtaCGAGAGTCatgattttgccttttttctgaAAATTGTCTTTAAACAGTATAATCCCtagagtttattcagatttcatcagttatacacacattcatttgtgtgtgtgaacAAGCCAGTTTCGGAGGGTTCCAGTGAGAGGCAAGGAAATCATGAGAACTTGGGAAAGTCCAAAGGCTGATGTTGGCCACAGTGAAGACTGACACCCTGAGGTTAAGGGTTATCAGAGCGAAATGGGATAAATCTTTTGGTGGGGATCATTCTGGATACAGAGTCTAATacttagtttttcattttcaagaattattatttcttcattccTTGGCCATGACCTGGATGTGTTAAAACATAGGATTAAGAGTTAGACAAAATTGGATTAAAAATGGTTCTACCACTTACTTGCTATATGATCCTGGGGAaggattttattctctttctaccTAGATGTCTAATGCTGATATCTGcctcatagaattgttgtgaggatcaaatgagataaagacTATAATGGGCTTGGCATATAGaaagtacagttgacctttgaacaacacaggAATTAGGGGCACCCACCCTCTGAGTACTTGAAAATCTACTTGTAACTTAGAGTggaccctccatatccatggttccTCCATATCTGTGATTCTGCATCTGCAGAGTCAACCAAccccagattcaaccaacctcgtaTTGTGTAGTACTGCAGAATTTACTATTGAAAAGAATCTGTGTAAAAGTGGACCTGCTCAGTTCGAAcccatgttgtttaagggtcaactgtactcagtaaatgatagctattattattaaaacaacTTTCTATGTTTAAACCAAGAAAAGGCCTTGGTTTAGACATAGAAAACTGCAGAAGCCACCATGTCTTTATGTTACTGTAGACCCATTAATACTCAAACAGGCAGAGTTCTTTCTCAACAAGGACAAATGGAATAATAGTTCATCAAATCATCAACCTCAACAATAGGTCAGTGATGAAAAGCACAGGTGCATGTTAGTTGATAcctgctctttgttttctttgcaacttttatatttcttttcatgtAAGAAAGGATTTATAAGGCTGTTCATATAAATGAttttacaaatcagaaaaaaaaatctgacaatgTGTCCAAATTCTAGTCAGGAAAATATGGGTAATGTGGGCATCTGTGCTTAGTATGTTCTTCTGACATATCCTAGGTCCACTAATGATCTCAGAGGGGTCTGAGTAGTGTCCCCACTAGAGGGTGGTGAGGGACTCCTGAAGGGCTGACAAATCCACGTCCTTTCTTCAGGTCTTTCTTTCAGCTTTATGTATCACTAAGGACCTGCTAATTCAGGATTGCTAAAATGAGACATTTGTAAACTAAAATTTGCACACTACTCAAGTGTCATCAGGATTCAACTATTGATTCATTCTACTAAGATCCTGTATTCTCTGGCAAAGTTAAAAGTCTCCTGCCTACAAGCAGACACCCCCATGTTGGAATTCTCTCAGTTTCCAGGGCTTTTTTTAATCAGTGCATTAGCAGCATTGACCTGAGGTGGTTGAGCTGCTATTACTGCTTTTTGATAATGAACTGGTAGCTTTGTTTCGTCATCATCTATTCAGTGTCATGTAAATTGTTTGATTTCCCCCTTCAGGGTATTGCAATGCATATTTGCATCAAAAGTAGCTctgcttttaagaaaaaagtagTTTTGCTTTCTGGTTCAGGTATCTATATCTTATTGTTAAAATGGAcgtatacaaattttaaatctaCTTGTGTAGTGACACTACATTGGTGATATACTTTCAGAGAGTGTAAGCTAGTTAAATAACTTATAATATCAAGacaagtataataaaaatattgcctattttaaagtttataggGCATTGTTTTCTGATTAAAAAGACTCAGGTAAACTCATATTCTCTTATATAGTACATAGTAAACAAATTCACATGTAATTATAGCAACAAGTTTGCtgcaacttttaattttgttccttttcaattCTGTATTGTCACTGGTTCTTTTTAGAGTGAGGCATTATGCATGGGTGAGTAAAATAGATTCCATGATCAAAACCATTTGAAAGATacttttctaaattctttgaTGGGATTATAAATGCTTACCCTCACAATCCTCAAACATTAcacaatagcaacaaaataaCCAACATGGGACTCCTCCTCCAATTTCTCACCTTGCTCATCCAGAGATCCTGGCTACCTTGACCTGCTTCCATAAATGTAGAGCCTGTCTATTAGGCTTCATCCTGACCTCTTCTGATGAATAAATACATCAGGATGATATCCCAGGACACATCTCATCATGATCTTATCATTCATTTCTCAGCCGCCACAAATGTCATTttctcagggaggccttcctggaATATACTGTTAACCTGTGTGTCATTCTCTGTCCTATtaccctgtttatttattttagaacagttaTCATTGTATCAAATCATCAGTCTCCTCCTGTCTCCTCCTCAGTCTCCTcctgtctgtcttgttcattgcCATATCCCCAGCACTTAAAAAAGTGTCTAGAACATAAGTAAGCACTAAGTGAAGATTGGCTAAACAATGAATGAGtgctttactcattcattcattccatgttGCTGTTCTGGGGACCAGATGACTGGAAGGTCCATGGAGGCAGAAGCTCTCATTTAAGCCTGATGGCATGTTGCATGTACAGGAGGTCTACCTGCCAGCTGACCAGTGGGGATTATCAGCTACCCCagccctgtatttttttcttcaattgcAGAAATTGAAGCAGGGCTGCTGTTCTTCATTGCATCCCCCAACCTCCTCCATCCCCATGAGAAGTAGTCCAAAGCTCTGGAAACTCATCTTAGGTGTATTGTCTGAATCCCCATCTCCTATCAAGGAGCACTGAGCTGGTCTGGCTGTGAGGGTTTCATATAATTAGAAATGGTGGAGGCTGTGTGTGAGCTGAAGCTGTGAGTGATGTCAACATCAAGGAAGCATGTAGAGCTGATGGGTGGGGAGCTGAGGTCCTTGAGCCCTGGTGATTCATCCGAAGGTAGAGGAGGGCCAGggcagacactgatgaaagttgAGTATATGGATCCGGGAATCAGAGAGTCTGGGAGGTGACAGTGGGGAGCAGTGGAATGAGAGAATAAGCCGGAAGTGGTGAACAGAGAGAATTTTGTGGGgggttatttattttctgttgttgtttaattcctttattgagatataatttacataccataaaattcacccatttgaagcacacaattcaatagtttttagtatatttgcagAGTTATGCAATCATCACcagtctaattttagaacatttttaaaaatcatcccccaaagaaatccTGTACTCATTAGCAGCCATTCCTCTTTCACCTACCGTGTTCCCCACTaagtcctaggcaaccactaatttactttctgcttCTATAAAGTAGCATATTCtggtcatttcatataaatgggattatataatatgtggtcttttttttttttttttgcggtacgcgggcctctcactgttgtggcctctcccgttgcggagcacaggctccggacgcgcaggctcagcggccatggctcacgggcccagccgctccgcggcatgtgggatcttcccggaccggggcacaaacccgtatcccctgcatcggcaggcggactctcaaccactgcgccaccagggaagccccataatatgtggtcttttgtgactggtttttcttttacttagcatgtttttAATGTTCATCTATGTTGTGGCCTATATCatgtgcttcatttctttttatggtcaaataatatcccattgtatatatatgtaacatcttatgtattcattcatcagttgatagacatttgggttgtttccactttttggctattataaacagtgtcaCTATGAACATTtgaatacaagtttttgtgtgaacatatgttttcatttctcctgggtatatatctaggaatggaattgctagatcatatagtaattctgtgTTCAAcactttgaggaactgccaagctgtttgCTAAAGTGTGCACCATTTGCATTCTACTGGGGGCTATTTCTGGCAGATGGTTTTATGAGTTTGTTCTGGACACTTTGAGTCCCCTGAGTACCATGAGAATGAGTGTGTTGGGATTCCGCTTGGATCCCACTATTTAACTATTGCTGCACAAACCCCTGGATCCCATGAGGCCCATTTGCTATGATTTTACCTATATGTAACCCCAGAGGTGTATTGTGACCAGTGAGTCCTCTCAGGCCTCATGTCCCTCCATCTGTTCATACATTTTGTTCACTGCCTTCTCCACATGAAGCTCTCCTAACCTCTAGCCCAGTAGTTTCAactctggctgcacattagaatctcATGGGGAGCTTTCAAATGCACCAAAGCCGTGGCCCATGCCAAaggttctgatttaattggtctggggtaaAGCCTGGGTATTAGGATTATTTGAAAATCTCCTCAGATGATTCTAACgtgcagccaggattgagaaccatTGCTCCAGCTAGAGGAATCCTTTCTCCTTTGAACTCTTAtaacagtttctctctctctctcttttttttggccatgtggcgctcttgtaggatcttagttccccgaccaggggttgaacctagggccccggcagtgagagcaccaagtcctaaccactggaccaccagggaattcctgcagtTTCTCTTTAATGGTGATCAACAAAGCTTTAAAAACGTGTTCTACATTTCATTGaaattatttacatatgtattttagtTCTCCAGCTGTGCCACAAGCTCTTTGAGGACAGACATTGTATTTGATTCCTCAAGTCTCCCACAGGGTTACCCAAGGACATTTGTTTATCCCCTCACCTGGgctcaataaacattcattaagCACAGACCCGAAATCTATCCCTgaaaaaatgaactaaaaatagCAAGAACtgcatgactttgggcaagttacataacctctGAGCCTCTCATAAAAGACTGGGTTACAGCAGTCTCCAGCTGGCATTATTGTGGAACAATGCACAGGACCCAGCCCGGCAGGAAGTTATCATGAGGTCTAACTTGGCCACCCTCCTAAACTTTCAGCCCCTCCGCACATCTCCCATTCTGCCTTCCCtgatttgctttttctccttGGTACTTAGCACATACTCTATGTTTCTCTCACTTATCTTTTTTACTGTCAgtctccacccacccccaaggTAAGCTCCGTGTGGATAGAGATTTTTGCCAGTTtagttcactgctgtatcttcaCAAttcagaacagtgcctagcaggtagtagatgctcaataaatatttattaaaacaataaataaatatttcagcctATTTTTCAAGAGGTTTAATCCCTGTCCTCTATTCCAGCAACATGAATTactttttggtaaatatttgtagCCTTTATTATAAAGCCTTCCTTTTCCAGTAAAAATGATATTTCTAACATAAACATGTATATTCTGAATTCACTGTGTTTTGGAAATATAATGTCAGTTCTGAGAGAGTCGGCAGTAGTTCTGTTTAAGCCCTGGGAAGGCTGGAGCAGGGATCACGGGCACATTTCTGGGACTGTTGTATGTGAACTGGAGCAGGGGAACAGGGCCTGGGATGGTTAGTTGAAGCCAAGGAAACCTGAACACCAGGTGTTCTTGCACTGTTAGAACACTACTCCTAGGTGTTCCAGAGGATGATGGAGGTGGCCAAGAAAAGCAGGTAGATGCGGAAGAGCAGGGTGTCCATCATGTGGCTGAAATGAACCCACAGGTCAGCTAGCCGGGCCCTTGTCCATCCTGAGCCACCATTCAGTTCTGCCTCTCTGGGTCCCAGCTCCTTCCCTCCCAATTCCCCTGGCTCCTTCTGTTCTGTGGAGAGGGCAGAGACGCAGCTGTGAAGTGGGAAGGAGACAGGATTAGAGAAATGGGAAGTTGGGCCCAGTGCAGAGAGTGTGGGCAGTGCAGATTTCTCTTACCAGACaggtgggtgggagtgaggccCAGGCCCACATCCTCCTTCCAGAGAGCGGCAGGGCAGCATTTCCTTGGGCTGGTGCAGTGTAGAAGCAGGGAACGGAGGCAGCGAGgcctgggtgggggctgggtggtGGCCAGGTGCAGCAGGTAGGTGATGAAGATGGTCTTCAGCAGGCTGACCACCATCAGTGACAGACACAGGGCGAAGTAGACACCTGGGTGGCGGGAAGGAGCACACCTGAGTGAGTCAGGTCCAGAGGAACCACCAAGCCCCCCTTTTTTCTGTCTCACACACTGAGCCCTTTCTAAGATGACCACTGTCTCCCTCTGCTGCCTCAGCAGATCTAGCCAGTTCACCCGCCTAccctgcctctttcttttttcttttttcatttttcaacagTGGGGTGGGGGCCATACTGATGAGGGAGGTGCCACTGGCAGGGAGTAAGTCATTCAACGTCATGAGCAGGAAGACGTTGTAGCCCAGCAGGAGTGTCATCTTGAATGGGGTGCGGTTCTCGCTTTCTACTGGCAGGAAGAAGCTGAGGGCATCGATGGTGATCAGAAAGCTACTGGGCATCAGGGGACTTATGACGTAGAGGCTGGGCCTGTGCCTGATGGCCAcctggtggggaggagagagcagagaaCCAGGTGAAGCTAGAACTGAAGGGAAACCAAGAGATGATTCCAGACTCTTCCTTTCTTGATGTCCTCACTCCAGCAGGGGCTCTTTCTGGGGCTGGATGAGGAGCAGCTTTCATATGACTAATAGGACTCCCCCATACCCACCAAAGCAAACCTAGGCCAGAGCTGGCAGGTGCAGAGAGGGGGACTTCTTTGGGGGACTTGGGAGAGAGGAACGCTATGAGGGTTATGGTGCCCAGGGACTTTCTGGTCTTAGGGCAAGAGGTGAGAGGCTCTGAGATTTAGAAGTGTACGATGAGAAGGATATGGGGGTTGGACAGCCATGCCagagtctctggccttacatagAACATGATCTGGTCAAAAAGGCTGAAGCCCACAGGTATCTTCGGGGTGGCCTTGTTGATGCCCAGGAGCTCCCACTCCCCTTGTGTGTGGCCAATGTCACGCGAGGTGTCTGTTATGTCCCACACTTCCTTGTCCATGCCCAGCAACGTgttttccactgcaggggagaCACTCACTCAGCACACATCTGCTCAGCACCTACTCTgtgtggggctcagagaggtgattCAACAACTGCTTTAGCTACCTCTTTCAGACAGTCCTGTAATGTGACTTCCTTGCTGCCCAACTGCCTTCTTTCAATTCTGGGCTTTCTCAGGAAGTCTTGTTCTCTCTTAAGTTCAACTTCCCCTACCCCACCATCCACACACCCCCAATTAGCAAATACTCCACTGTCCCtttttatgcattaaaaaaaatgaccgtgggcttccctggtggtgcagtggttgagagtccgcctgccgatgcaggggacacgggttcttgacccagtccgggaagatcccacatgccgcagagcggctgggcccgtgagccatggccgctgagcctgcgcgtccggagccggtgctccgcaatgcgagaggccacggtagtgagaggcccgtgtaccgcaaaaaattaa is a genomic window of Delphinus delphis chromosome 4, mDelDel1.2, whole genome shotgun sequence containing:
- the LOC132424169 gene encoding LOW QUALITY PROTEIN: 5-hydroxytryptamine receptor 3C-like (The sequence of the model RefSeq protein was modified relative to this genomic sequence to represent the inferred CDS: deleted 1 base in 1 codon); its protein translation is MEGGWPTTGEFLLCLPVSLLLQGKTGKGKHFSINCSVFEQRGVDPAVFQAIFNQKDFRPVINYSIPTHISISFTLSAILKVDAQLQLLMSFLWLKLIWSHPFISWDPGECGDINKLTVTSEKLWLRDIFIVESNDVDHTLDGLSACVTNEGRVVYNKQLQVTSICNLDIYFSFDQKNCTLTFSSFLYTVENTLLGMDKEVWDITDTSRDIGHTQGEWELLGINKATPKIPVGFSLFDQIMFYVAIRHRPSLYVISPLMPSSFLITIDALSFFLPVESENRTPFKMTLLLGYNVFLLMTLNDLLPASGTSLISVYFALCLSLMVVSLLKTIFITYLLHLATTQPPPRPRCLRSLLLHCTSPRKCCPAALWKEDVGLGLTPTHLSEQKEPGELGGKELGPREAELNGGSGWTRARLADLWVHFSHMMDTLLFRIYLLFLATSIILWNT